In the genome of Mauremys mutica isolate MM-2020 ecotype Southern chromosome 8, ASM2049712v1, whole genome shotgun sequence, one region contains:
- the LOC123376099 gene encoding uncharacterized protein LOC123376099 isoform X2, whose product MATEELAAISSQLHSQAKVIESLTQSVNRLKQEKELQQQQIHHLEEEVGRLHNSPQSGLESLLGRRMEGLKSELRNLRQQVFHQPDGDCTPDLYPSSSVMQEVHESKKLLWREYECVRREVEQLKHKLNRQEEDLVNQMSETDEMKRTQSRYCKMLEDLMNSHKTQSDDLDKARLETRSTQQELGHIRSTVTDLKDQMKNLPLEEKSYTKPVGKESAYGMESNDLSREEEIFSSFLSDDSASELSLTDVSSDELSSATEIKEPEGSQDLSTPSLELEDSTPKEEAGSMSDEDLSSDLFDSLPELNLSDL is encoded by the exons ATGGCAACAGAGGAGCTTGCAGCCATCAGCAGTCAGCTGCATTCACAAGCTAAG GTCATTGAGTCCCTCACCCAGTCGGTAAATCGACTGAAGcaggagaaggagctccagcagcagcagatccATCATCTGGAAG AGGAGGTTGGTCGATTGCATAACAGCCCTCAGAGTGGCTTGGAGTCCCTGCTGGGGCGGAGAATGGAAGGGCTGAAAAGCGAGCTTCGTAACTTGCGACAGCAAGTGTTTCACCAGCCGGATGGAGATTGCACCCCGGATCTGTATCCCAGCTCCAGCGTCATGCAGGAGGTGCATGAGAG CAAAAAGCTCCTGTGGCGAGAATATGAGTGTGTGAGGAGAGAAGTGGAGCAACTGAAGCACAAGCTCA ACCGACAGGAGGAGGATCTAGTCAATCAGATGTCTGAAACTGATGAAATGAAGAGAACTCAAAGTCGATACTGCAAG ATGCTGGAAGATTTGATGAACAGTCACAAAACTCAATCTGATGACTTGGACAAAGCCAGGTTGGAGACGCGGAgcacccagcaggagctcggCCACATCAG ATCTACGGTCACTGACCTGAAAGACCAAATGAAAAATCTGCCCTTGGAAGAGAAGTCATACACTAAGCCTGTAGGAAAGGAAAGTGCTTATGGGA TGGAAAGCAATGATTTGTCGAGAGAAGAGGAGATATTTTCTTCCTTCCTGAGTGATGATTCTGCCTCTGAGCTCAGTCTCACAGATGTCAGCTCTGACGAGCTCTCTAGTGCCACAGAGATTAAGGAGCCTGAAG GATCCCAAGACCTCTCCACCCCaagcctggagctggaggacaGCACCCCCAAGGAGGAGGCTGGAAGCATGTCGGATGAGGACCTCAGCAGTGACCTGTTTGACAGTCTGCCTGAACTTAATCTGAGTGATCTTTAA
- the LOC123376099 gene encoding uncharacterized protein LOC123376099 isoform X1, translating to MNWDTQLNSILTATDSNVAKIKQRLNTTSISSKVDLLLDRINTEKVAFDESLAGSQHPCPTCLSLPHCRMATEELAAISSQLHSQAKVIESLTQSVNRLKQEKELQQQQIHHLEEEVGRLHNSPQSGLESLLGRRMEGLKSELRNLRQQVFHQPDGDCTPDLYPSSSVMQEVHESKKLLWREYECVRREVEQLKHKLNRQEEDLVNQMSETDEMKRTQSRYCKMLEDLMNSHKTQSDDLDKARLETRSTQQELGHIRSTVTDLKDQMKNLPLEEKSYTKPVGKESAYGMESNDLSREEEIFSSFLSDDSASELSLTDVSSDELSSATEIKEPEGSQDLSTPSLELEDSTPKEEAGSMSDEDLSSDLFDSLPELNLSDL from the exons ATGAACTGGGACACACAGCTCAACTCCATACTGACTGCAACAGACAGCAACGTGGCTAAAATAAAG CAGCGTCTGAACACAACCAGCATCTCTTCCAAAG TGGATTTGCTGCTTGACAGAATAAACACTGAGAAGGTTGCATTTGATGAGTCTCTGGCTGGATCTCAGCACCCGTGTCCTACCTGCCTAAGTCTTCCACACTGCAGGATGGCAACAGAGGAGCTTGCAGCCATCAGCAGTCAGCTGCATTCACAAGCTAAG GTCATTGAGTCCCTCACCCAGTCGGTAAATCGACTGAAGcaggagaaggagctccagcagcagcagatccATCATCTGGAAG AGGAGGTTGGTCGATTGCATAACAGCCCTCAGAGTGGCTTGGAGTCCCTGCTGGGGCGGAGAATGGAAGGGCTGAAAAGCGAGCTTCGTAACTTGCGACAGCAAGTGTTTCACCAGCCGGATGGAGATTGCACCCCGGATCTGTATCCCAGCTCCAGCGTCATGCAGGAGGTGCATGAGAG CAAAAAGCTCCTGTGGCGAGAATATGAGTGTGTGAGGAGAGAAGTGGAGCAACTGAAGCACAAGCTCA ACCGACAGGAGGAGGATCTAGTCAATCAGATGTCTGAAACTGATGAAATGAAGAGAACTCAAAGTCGATACTGCAAG ATGCTGGAAGATTTGATGAACAGTCACAAAACTCAATCTGATGACTTGGACAAAGCCAGGTTGGAGACGCGGAgcacccagcaggagctcggCCACATCAG ATCTACGGTCACTGACCTGAAAGACCAAATGAAAAATCTGCCCTTGGAAGAGAAGTCATACACTAAGCCTGTAGGAAAGGAAAGTGCTTATGGGA TGGAAAGCAATGATTTGTCGAGAGAAGAGGAGATATTTTCTTCCTTCCTGAGTGATGATTCTGCCTCTGAGCTCAGTCTCACAGATGTCAGCTCTGACGAGCTCTCTAGTGCCACAGAGATTAAGGAGCCTGAAG GATCCCAAGACCTCTCCACCCCaagcctggagctggaggacaGCACCCCCAAGGAGGAGGCTGGAAGCATGTCGGATGAGGACCTCAGCAGTGACCTGTTTGACAGTCTGCCTGAACTTAATCTGAGTGATCTTTAA
- the MMACHC gene encoding cyanocobalamin reductase / alkylcobalamin dealkylase isoform X1: protein MGSMEPSVAALERRVRGCLCDFGFEVSPLKVGWYNAVLQPSFHLRYSEDTLAFIVLSIPSMFDRAFKPFVDKQLLKKLNDPVDQCVSYHLSLVKKSLPDQRVDIIYDYEILPNRKPKFLAQTVAHVAGAAYYYQRKDVRCDPWGEKKIYGVCIHPRYGGWFAIRGLLIFPDVQVPFLEQVAPVDCVASEEKRIELLEKFNFHWRDWSYRDIIEVKERYSEEQKAYFAASPAERFKWLELQGVVQRSAYC from the exons ATGGGCAGCATGGAGCCAAGTGTGGCTGCGCTGGAGAGGCGGGTCCGCGGCTGCCTGTGCGACTTCGGCTTCGAGGTTTCTCCCCTCAAG GTTGGGTGGTACAATGCTGTTCTTCAGCCGTCCTTTCACCTCCGATACTCCGAGGACACACTGGCATTCATTGTCCTCAGCATCCCCTCAATGTTTGACAGAGCCTTTAAACCCTTTGTGGACAAACAGCTGCTGAAAAAACTCAATGACCCAGTGGATCAGTGTGTTTCTTATCATCTGTCACTTGTGAAGAAG AGTCTCCCTGACCAGAGGGTGGACATCATTTATGATTATGAGATCCTGCCAAACCGGAAGCCCAAGTTTCTGGCCCAGACAGTTGCCCATGTGGCTGGAGCAGCATATTACTACCAGAGGAAGGATGTGAGGTGTGATCCCTGGGGAGAAAAG AAGATCTATGGTGTTTGTATCCATCCCCGGTACGGAGGCTGGTTTGCTATCCGAGGTCTCCTCATATTCCCAGATGTTCAGGTGCCATTCCTGGAGCAGGTTGCCCCTGTTGATTGTGTGGCCTCGGAGGAGAAGCGaatagagctgctggagaaaTTCAATTTCCACTGGCGGGACTGGAGCTATAGGGACATCATTGAAGTGAAGGAACGGTACTCGGAGGAGCAGAAAGCCTACTTTGCAGCTTCTCCAGCAGAGAGATTCAAATGGCTAGAGCTGCAAGGAGTTGTCCAGAGAAGCGCGTACTGCTGA
- the MMACHC gene encoding cyanocobalamin reductase / alkylcobalamin dealkylase isoform X3 translates to MALMTSQGAGQLCVGWYNAVLQPSFHLRYSEDTLAFIVLSIPSMFDRAFKPFVDKQLLKKLNDPVDQCVSYHLSLVKKSLPDQRVDIIYDYEILPNRKPKFLAQTVAHVAGAAYYYQRKDVRCDPWGEKKIYGVCIHPRYGGWFAIRGLLIFPDVQVPFLEQVAPVDCVASEEKRIELLEKFNFHWRDWSYRDIIEVKERYSEEQKAYFAASPAERFKWLELQGVVQRSAYC, encoded by the exons ATGGCCCTTATGACATCacaaggggcagggcagctgTGT GTTGGGTGGTACAATGCTGTTCTTCAGCCGTCCTTTCACCTCCGATACTCCGAGGACACACTGGCATTCATTGTCCTCAGCATCCCCTCAATGTTTGACAGAGCCTTTAAACCCTTTGTGGACAAACAGCTGCTGAAAAAACTCAATGACCCAGTGGATCAGTGTGTTTCTTATCATCTGTCACTTGTGAAGAAG AGTCTCCCTGACCAGAGGGTGGACATCATTTATGATTATGAGATCCTGCCAAACCGGAAGCCCAAGTTTCTGGCCCAGACAGTTGCCCATGTGGCTGGAGCAGCATATTACTACCAGAGGAAGGATGTGAGGTGTGATCCCTGGGGAGAAAAG AAGATCTATGGTGTTTGTATCCATCCCCGGTACGGAGGCTGGTTTGCTATCCGAGGTCTCCTCATATTCCCAGATGTTCAGGTGCCATTCCTGGAGCAGGTTGCCCCTGTTGATTGTGTGGCCTCGGAGGAGAAGCGaatagagctgctggagaaaTTCAATTTCCACTGGCGGGACTGGAGCTATAGGGACATCATTGAAGTGAAGGAACGGTACTCGGAGGAGCAGAAAGCCTACTTTGCAGCTTCTCCAGCAGAGAGATTCAAATGGCTAGAGCTGCAAGGAGTTGTCCAGAGAAGCGCGTACTGCTGA
- the MMACHC gene encoding cyanocobalamin reductase / alkylcobalamin dealkylase isoform X2, with protein sequence MITRHLFQGSDLHWQVWLVGWYNAVLQPSFHLRYSEDTLAFIVLSIPSMFDRAFKPFVDKQLLKKLNDPVDQCVSYHLSLVKKSLPDQRVDIIYDYEILPNRKPKFLAQTVAHVAGAAYYYQRKDVRCDPWGEKKIYGVCIHPRYGGWFAIRGLLIFPDVQVPFLEQVAPVDCVASEEKRIELLEKFNFHWRDWSYRDIIEVKERYSEEQKAYFAASPAERFKWLELQGVVQRSAYC encoded by the exons ATGATAACCAGGCATTTATTTCAAGGATCTGATTTGCATTGGCAGGTCTGGCTG GTTGGGTGGTACAATGCTGTTCTTCAGCCGTCCTTTCACCTCCGATACTCCGAGGACACACTGGCATTCATTGTCCTCAGCATCCCCTCAATGTTTGACAGAGCCTTTAAACCCTTTGTGGACAAACAGCTGCTGAAAAAACTCAATGACCCAGTGGATCAGTGTGTTTCTTATCATCTGTCACTTGTGAAGAAG AGTCTCCCTGACCAGAGGGTGGACATCATTTATGATTATGAGATCCTGCCAAACCGGAAGCCCAAGTTTCTGGCCCAGACAGTTGCCCATGTGGCTGGAGCAGCATATTACTACCAGAGGAAGGATGTGAGGTGTGATCCCTGGGGAGAAAAG AAGATCTATGGTGTTTGTATCCATCCCCGGTACGGAGGCTGGTTTGCTATCCGAGGTCTCCTCATATTCCCAGATGTTCAGGTGCCATTCCTGGAGCAGGTTGCCCCTGTTGATTGTGTGGCCTCGGAGGAGAAGCGaatagagctgctggagaaaTTCAATTTCCACTGGCGGGACTGGAGCTATAGGGACATCATTGAAGTGAAGGAACGGTACTCGGAGGAGCAGAAAGCCTACTTTGCAGCTTCTCCAGCAGAGAGATTCAAATGGCTAGAGCTGCAAGGAGTTGTCCAGAGAAGCGCGTACTGCTGA